In the genome of Lathyrus oleraceus cultivar Zhongwan6 chromosome 4, CAAS_Psat_ZW6_1.0, whole genome shotgun sequence, the window ggacctatgcagaTTGAAAGTCATGAGCTGTCCTCACCTATTATTCCTCAgcaaaactctggaacttttgcacatggacttaatgggacctatgcagaTTGAAAGTCATGAGCTGTCCTCACCTATTAttcctcagcaaaatggtgtagttgaaaggaagaaacagaactgtgtatcacTATCCCCtgcagaagctgagtacatagcatctggtagcagttgttcccaactggtatggatgaaatagatgctgactgagtacaatgtcactcagaatgtcatgacattgttctgtgacaatctcagtgccatcaacacTTCAAAGAATCTtatccaacacagcaggaccaaacttattgacattagacatcacttcataagagatctggtagaagacaaagtgattaccttggaacatgtggCAACTGCACTACAACTTGCCGACATATTTACAAAGGATTTGGATGCTACTCAGcttgaaaatttaaggggcaaaatgggaatatgtctttctgaggaattatagcaactaatgatgttaggtatttactgtttaatatttcaaattattaaacaattgagAGTATGCTCTGATTGGTTAACAAATAATAGCTATTACTCTTGCAACAAGCGTTACCTCTTCCATCGTTTCAACTTTCAGTCACGCAAGCATTCTCTCAAAGAAAATTTTCATTTCGCCTCTAAGATACTCATCATGTCTCAACAATCCAACTCATCTTCCTCCAAGAACATGTCTGATTCCTCTAGCTCTGAACCAAGCAACCCTAACAGAGAAGATCCTGTTGCTGACTCTGCGAATACCTcacatgcaagaagacctaaagaaactgTATCAGGCTTCTCCTCAACCATCGCTCTTGAGGAACGAACCAGAGAAGGTTCCAGGTATGTTCACAATGCCATTGCCATTATGGTGACTGGAATACTGTCTGGTAATCATAAGGTCCTTGCGGTTTCCATTCCCTTAAACACTATTGAACCTGATAGTGTTGCTTATCAAGAAAATATTGAGTCTTTAGGTAAGAATATCTCTGATGATGTTGAGCAAACTGATTCTCATAAGGAGTCAAATGTTGACAAACCCTTAGATAATGTGGCTGGTGAGGAAGTTCATGTCACTCATGATGTCAGTAACAACCCTAACTGTGAGGCTGAAACAGTAGACCTGGAGGAATTTTCTGATAATGAGTTGTTGTCCTCAGTCctccctagcatagccaaaagggttaggactaggagagaaaagAAAACAGTGGCTCAAAGGTCCCCCAGAAAGAAGATTGATGTTCCAACCTCTTCCAAGACAAAGGTGGCAGTCAAGAGCTCCCTCAAGAGGAAAGTTCATGGTCCAaccaaatcttggagcaaaggGGTGCCCAAGAAAAGGAAGACCAAGTCGGTTGTTGTTGAGTCTGACTCAGATGTTCCATGTGATGTCCCTGACACCCTGTCAAAGAAGAAGCCACCCACTAGCAAGCTTGCagctagtgtccctgaggtaccaATTGACAACATATCTTTTCATTTTGCTTCAAGTGTAAACAGGTGGAAATATGTTTATCAGAAGAGGTTGGCTTTGGAAAGGGAATTAGCTCAGAATGTCCTAGACTGTAAGGATATTATGGACCTTATTCAAGAGGCTGGTTTAATGAAGACTGTGACTCAGTTCTCAAAGTGCTATGAGATGTTGGTAAAGGAATTTATTGTCAATTTGTCTGAAGAATGTGCTGATGGGAAGTCTAAGGAATTCAGGAAAGTGTATGTGTGAGGCAAGTGTGTAAATTTCTCTCCCTCAGTGATCAACAAGTATTTGGGAAGGCCTGATGTagctcaacctgagcttgaggtgactgacaacaaaatctgtcaagtcatcactgctaatCAAGTCAGGAAGTGGCCTCTCAAAGGAAAATTGGTGGCCAGCAAACTGAGTGTCAAGTATGCAATGCTGCACAAGATTGGAGCTGCTAACTGGGTGCCCACCAATCATAAATCTACAGTTGATGTAATGCTTGAAAAGTTTATAtatgctgttggaaccaaagccAATTTTGACTATGGCTCCTATATTTTTGATCAAACTTTGAAGCATGCAGgaagcttcagtgtgaaggggcctatagcctttccttctcTCATCTGTGGTATTTTTTTGAATCAGTTTCCAAACATCTTAACATAGAATGATTCTGTGAAGAAAAGAGACAACCCTATGTCCTTCAATCATAAGCTGTTCCTAGGTACCCATGTtcctgacattgtcatgacaaCAAGTGAGACATCACGTGTAAGCAATCAACCAGGTAAAGCTGTTGTCATTGCAATGCTCAAAGAAACTTGCAGGGAGTTAGAGGCAAGGAAGATATTCTTGGAAAAATTGATTAGCACTTTGGAGATGACTGAAGGTGATGTGCTTGGTGAAGCTGCTGCTGCTGCAGAAGGAGCTGAAAGACAAGGTGAAGAGGGAGAAGCAGATGCCAGTCCTGATGATGGCACAAATGATGATGCTGACTCTGAGTCAGATGACTAGAACATTTCCTGTGTTTCTGAAAATTActtgtaattttatttttgttggtctgtaatattaagtgttgctttggcaacatttttgacaaaaagggggagtaacacctgtaccccaggacaacagatttctttgaagttgaaggtccccTAAACAAGAGGTTATGTTGATGTTTGCTATCTTCTTGTGTTGCTGCTGCttgaagtttaacttctatgtttgctgagtgtattagctaatttgattctctgcttggatgtgtgctttctgctgctgtgaactctgttgtgatgccaagttgttttagccaaaaaaattccaaagggggagtttgtagatgtttttgattggctgcattttgtgttaaaactcttactgtacttagatgtcttgactgatgtcatgacatgcttaagtagtatgctgcaggattagctaatacaggatttactggatgtcaaactgaatgttgtgacattcatccctgacagtagatgctaaagtataggctagttagtttttccTGTTATGTgtcagtatttatctcaggctgattttcaggaaactaacagctgtgctaaaattaagagacctagcatatagcctattttctggatgtcaaactgaatgttatgacattcattcctgacagcatatgctaaagtgtaggctagttagtttttctgttatgctttagtatttatctcaggctgtttttcaggaatctaacaaCTGTGCTAAAATCCAAGAAACTAACAactgtgctaaaattaagagacctagcatatagcctatttgttagcaccctaatatgtggaaattaggttaacttgcttgaccttaattttaggaaattcaagtacaaggcccaagtgctgcattataaaaggatggcaatcctactttcagcaattCGTGGATTTGAAGTGTGAAGAATTAAATACATCATTGTATTTCCTTGCTGTACGTTTATTGTTTCTTGTATTAGGTTTTatttgtgagccaagcaattatcacttagatgattgcattggactagggtgttcattgagttgtaattgctgtgtcactctaagcttttatgcgtgagtgttgtgtttcttgattaaagcttttaagcaaaatcaagagttgtttgaagtataacttcaccactgactttaaaattattaaaggttgtaatcactgctgcgattgagggggagtgagtaggaactcaggtcttagtttagattgaaattgcattgggtaggtcttaagtgataggattcaacagttggtttaagtcctgaatcaatacctcttatagtggatttcctccctggcttggtagcccccagacgtaggtgtgtctgtcaccgaactgggttaacaattctCTATGTCACTTACTGCTTTTTCACTTTTACCTTctgcatacattacctgtctgcgcagaattggatgtcataacatctagtgCGACATCGATAgtctgatactagaatttcaaagatgaagagggaggggaagatggaaacacaaattgaccaagggGGGATTTTATCAAATCAAACGATCAAACTTTTTTGCATGCTTCCTTATCATGAATTCAGTACACTTTGCACACGGATTGGAAGTAGATTGCATCATCCCTAAGGACCAAAtcatgcccatgcacccatgcaaagaagtttctaaaattggccaaattttaagtggtgcaaatatcaagtgcatttcctatttaaacaagctcaaggcttcagaatcatcatcaacaccttgcccaagctttgctagactgattcaaacccccactgccatagaatttatgaagatttctcttgaaatcgagcttgaacttcatcttctgcttggaagttcaaactccagaaattcacttcccttttcatctcaataGACTTatgcaagcaagaggaagagaaagcaatcaaatccagatcaagatcaagtggaattgggTCAACTagaaggtgatttttcagaaacttcatctcttcgattctctctcaattcttcaccattctttgtgatttttggttgtctgaagttctataaatgtaggcaagaagattgagttgctttgagatcaaatcgaagcaactcagttcatgatcctcaaaatttaaatccctgtatctttttatatcctcaaaattcaaaattgaggtcagattcgagctcttgagcatttttctttaagtccatgtcttgctttttcattttggtgatggttggtggtggaccagtttagtgaggtccaccggagaagaagaccggagccctagctccggtgatgtgttgtcatgcATCTCAGCCATATGATCCAACTGATTTGTTTGAATCTCATGTGTTGTTTCTGATTACCATACGTGTACACGCATTGACTTGGGAACATGTGGAACGCGCCTTTCcatccatctgatctgccacctcaattaatgagggagatcatatgactctcctttttttgaagttttgaatatttcatttaatttcttatttttaattaattcatattaatttcatttttgatccaaaaaatatgggactttcaccaaaaatttcaaatattttcctttcattttctgaattaaaattattttttggattaattttgatatgtttcatgaattaattgtttttgtgcatatttttaattgtttaaaaatacttttgacttttcaaaaattatgacATTTTTggtccaaggtcctttgaccttgtttgacctatgaagaggttttaggtttttgatcaaacataattttatttaaatgcattttaatttgattttttattgattaattgTGTGGAAATtgtgttgagtcatttttattaacttgtgaagtttgaatatgtgtttgggccttggtcatggttcatttgacttttgttggattcaaataattggatttaggggattgatgaaatgtacatttcatctcaCAAAATGtatgaatgattttaatttgataaaattcctcccatgaccaatttgtgtttgtctcatctcccctctctcttcatcttcaatcccatcCTATTCTATTccttccattgaccaatgatatctcaatatcctaaggctaattggttcatcaataacttcatgttagatgaaccaatacaagtattGATGAGATTtggtccatcctttgatcattttttgtgtgtgtgtggtatgttttaggagtatggttcattataccatatctctaacatgcattaacaccaaaatttctattgtccggcctcagatagttgtgacttctacataagtccaattacgattgcttaacataacgctaaattttgacccaaaaggcatagcattctagaaagtgagattgtaagtctcccccctttaatggtattgtgtggaaacttggcattttttcttcctttgtaagatgtcttggttcaaagatctatgcttgtgaatagagggttgagtgttctccaaagaatgacttaaatcaattgaaaagtaaaatttcgctaacatctaatcaactaacaatttgactaacttttattattgctcttaatttcaagtcatttactttatgtactttaaattcaattcatttatcattccatttgccattttacatatcatttaacttgtttatgtttttgccatttttactttgcttACTTGAAcaatatattgtgattgtatatatttgtttgtgtaccttgtttgtgtttgtggtcttaaagaccttaaaatacttaataaataacaaaaaaaccctaaaaaatgtttgtgtggactattagatttgatctgagctttggacttagaattaggcaacattccctatgcaaaaaagacttggccaatgccaacatttttgagctcaagttattgtgatttgagatttcatccgatacaagtattgggatccGCTTGAGTTCATCTTCTAGATGGCCTTGATATAAATATTACTTTCAAcatgtgtctaatgccttattctgagccattcaaagagtatgtcatctgatacatggaaaGATTATGAAGAAGGTTGTGAAGTTGCtaacttggatgtggctatctttatttgatgccttactcttcattTTGCTCCTTGCTcattgatattgcttgatttaaagtccaagggaaaaatgggtttctatatgatattcttgtctattggattgcatcctattggtcagatcttttcaactctcaacttttaaattttatgctttggattagtctcttcatcttctcccacttctta includes:
- the LOC127137182 gene encoding uncharacterized protein LOC127137182, whose amino-acid sequence is MSDSSSSEPSNPNREDPVADSANTSHARRPKETVSGFSSTIALEERTREGSRYVHNAIAIMVTGILSGNHKVLAVSIPLNTIEPDSVAYQENIESLGKNISDDVEQTDSHKESNVDKPLDNVAGEEVHVTHDVSNNPNCEAETVDLEEFSDNELLSSVLPSIAKRVRTRREKKTVAQRSPRKKIDVPTSSKTKVAVKSSLKRKVHGPTKSWSKGVPKKRKTKSVVVESDSDVPCDVPDTLSKKKPPTSKLAASVPEVPIDNISFHFASSVNRWKYVYQKRLALERELAQNVLDCKDIMDLIQEAGLMKTVTQFSKCYEMLVKEFIVNLSEECADGKSKEFRKVYV